A region from the uncultured Holophaga sp. genome encodes:
- a CDS encoding carboxyl transferase domain-containing protein produces MTQGQSMGFKRIAIINRGEPAMRLLRAVKDWNTVRRTCIKTIALYTEPDESALFVREADASFNLGPAMFLDEKDLDEAGKPRRKSRYLDYSALREALVATQADAAWVGWGFVAEHAEFAELCTELGITFLGPTADAMRKLGDKIGSKLLAESAGVPVAPWSGGPVETVEAALTHARHIGFPLVMKATAGGGGRGIRFIHREEELADAFETCSAEARKAFGDGTVFMEALVRAARHVEVQVLADQHGTIWAVGTRDCSAQRNNQKVIEEAPAPIPSAVDQALKEAAVRIARAAGYTSAGTAEFLYDAATGAVFFMEMNTRLQVEHPVTEETTGVDLVQMQMAVAMGEALDPEPPESYGHCIEVRVCAEDPARGFAPAPGKVVCFRPALGPGIRTDSGIREGDQIPVEFDSMIAKIIAYGATREQARARLVRALLESLLVVEGGNTNKAFLLQLLQRPEFMGAAIDTSWIDGLMKKGFTAITGPDAWVALLATAVELHRRQHREEELNFFTSASRGRPVMPPKQRRPIELQFGGATYQFQVSTLEPHFYRVRVDEAQIDFCLTHDGPYECRVACETPEGPRQWRVISVSTGLDHLVEIDGWRYDISRDPGGLMRAPAPGLVLKLHVKEGSLVKAGDRLLALEAMKMEMPVTASIDGRVRKVLVRQGVQVSAGEPLLVMEPLADSTSKPKESVRLPFPSNTAVLSLQNGEADHGKLNRFVQRELRRLLLGFDLGDDALREFLAGLVSDPNAPGPSIDFDIVPRLLVVYMDLESLFSRQYADNASTGAWNSHQQSLYLYLREYRSEGKGLPDDFLWTLRKALKHYGVTSLNPVQALNSALVRIFRSHQNLETKNRVITALIMACLEIPAWRTSARRPGFRRILDMLVALTQQASPAVCEIALQARYQLFEAQDQEQRKAEALVQARDALKRLQEAHSGLGPAFSPELAEERAALMAELTRFPFSLMSYFAPMLIHGDESLMALVMEVMIRRLYRPRPVNDPCAVRTAGRLQLLARCETEEQPLRILATYAELEDAVEALKGLNHLAAQIPTRAEAVVDLFISAPTEPCEESDHQKLAEALAACELDPRLQRVCVMLIHPETSIQYFTFLREGGRWKEIAIQRGFHPAMAERLELWRMRDFEARRIFSSEDLHLFHAKAKQNPRDERFFATAEVRVLHPVRDAEGRITALPEFEYTLLESFHAIRNQQLGRGPKTRLPWNRITIFLWPTLQASRDDIFRIVDNLFPSAQNLGLEKISIHLKLQEDLAEPAVETVMSISDRTGPRHEMTLNNPHSEPLRALDDYTLKLVRARQRRVPYVYEIVKMLSPVEATPELPRGEFEEFDLDPENPDRLVSVKDRPYGENQANVVVGMIRNFTDIHPEGFTRVLVLGDATRELGALAESECRRVIAALDLAEELGLPVEWFPVSSGAKIAMDSGTENLDWTASVLRRIILFTQKGGEINVVVDGINVGAQSYWNAEATMLMHTRGCLIMTPSGSMLLTGKRALDYSGSVSAEDNLGIGGFERIMGPNGQAQYHARDLGDACRILMRHYEHTYRVPGEPCPRRRPTSDPVDRNVCLEAYTGPEAFETFGEIFGEDTNPGRKKPFDIRATLRAIIDKDCEPLERWPVTTDADVAVIWEAHIGGWPACFVGIESKPLPRMGYVPSDGPESWSGGTLFPQASKKIARAINSASGNRPLIVIANLSGFDGSPESMRRLQLEYGAEIGRAIVNFKGPIVFCVVARYHGGAYVVFSKHLNPNLKSLALTGSYASVIGGAPAAAVVFPEEARSLAIQDPRVQKAEKRLKADPTNSRARKDLQTLMSTVLAEKTREVAAQFDAIHTVDRALKVGSLDAIIEPANIRASLVDAIEAGLNCSCQSAR; encoded by the coding sequence ATGACGCAAGGCCAGTCCATGGGTTTCAAGAGGATCGCCATCATCAATCGGGGCGAGCCGGCCATGAGACTCCTGCGGGCAGTCAAGGACTGGAACACAGTCCGGCGGACCTGCATCAAGACCATCGCCCTCTACACCGAACCCGACGAGTCCGCCCTCTTCGTGCGGGAGGCCGATGCCTCCTTCAACCTGGGGCCCGCCATGTTCCTGGACGAAAAGGACCTGGATGAGGCGGGCAAGCCCCGGAGAAAGAGCCGCTACCTGGACTACAGTGCCCTGCGGGAGGCCCTGGTGGCCACCCAGGCGGATGCTGCCTGGGTGGGTTGGGGCTTCGTGGCCGAACATGCCGAGTTCGCCGAGTTATGCACAGAGCTGGGCATCACCTTCCTCGGCCCCACCGCCGACGCCATGCGGAAGCTGGGTGACAAGATCGGCTCCAAGCTCCTCGCCGAGTCCGCGGGGGTTCCCGTGGCCCCCTGGAGCGGCGGTCCGGTAGAGACCGTCGAGGCCGCCCTCACCCATGCCCGGCACATCGGCTTTCCCCTGGTCATGAAGGCCACCGCCGGGGGTGGTGGTCGTGGCATCCGCTTCATCCACCGCGAAGAGGAGCTGGCGGACGCCTTCGAGACCTGTTCCGCCGAGGCCCGCAAGGCCTTCGGGGATGGCACCGTGTTCATGGAGGCCCTGGTGCGGGCCGCCCGCCACGTCGAGGTCCAGGTCCTTGCCGACCAGCACGGAACCATCTGGGCTGTGGGAACCCGGGACTGCTCCGCCCAGCGCAACAATCAGAAGGTCATCGAAGAGGCCCCGGCCCCCATTCCATCCGCCGTGGACCAGGCCCTCAAGGAGGCTGCGGTCCGCATCGCCCGGGCCGCGGGCTACACCAGCGCCGGCACCGCCGAGTTCCTCTACGATGCCGCCACCGGTGCGGTCTTCTTCATGGAGATGAACACCCGCCTCCAGGTGGAGCATCCCGTCACCGAGGAGACCACCGGGGTCGATCTGGTCCAGATGCAGATGGCGGTGGCCATGGGTGAGGCCCTGGACCCCGAGCCCCCCGAGTCCTACGGGCACTGCATCGAGGTGCGGGTTTGCGCAGAGGATCCTGCCCGTGGCTTCGCCCCGGCCCCCGGCAAGGTGGTCTGCTTCCGCCCTGCCTTGGGTCCCGGTATCCGCACCGACTCTGGCATCCGCGAAGGGGACCAGATCCCCGTGGAGTTCGACTCCATGATCGCCAAGATCATCGCCTACGGCGCCACCCGCGAACAGGCCCGGGCCCGTCTGGTCCGCGCCCTCCTGGAGTCCCTCCTGGTGGTCGAGGGGGGCAACACCAACAAAGCCTTCCTCCTCCAGCTCCTCCAGCGCCCCGAGTTCATGGGCGCCGCCATCGACACCAGCTGGATCGATGGGCTCATGAAGAAGGGCTTCACAGCCATTACGGGCCCTGACGCCTGGGTCGCCCTTCTGGCCACCGCAGTGGAACTGCATCGTCGTCAGCACCGCGAGGAGGAACTGAACTTCTTCACCTCCGCCTCCCGCGGCCGGCCGGTCATGCCCCCTAAGCAGCGCCGCCCCATCGAACTGCAGTTCGGCGGAGCCACCTACCAGTTCCAGGTTTCCACCCTGGAGCCCCACTTCTACCGGGTGCGGGTGGATGAGGCCCAGATCGACTTCTGTCTGACCCACGACGGCCCCTACGAGTGCCGGGTGGCCTGCGAGACCCCCGAGGGCCCCCGCCAGTGGCGCGTCATTTCCGTCTCCACGGGCCTTGACCACCTCGTGGAGATCGACGGCTGGCGCTACGACATCTCCCGGGATCCGGGCGGCCTGATGCGCGCCCCAGCCCCTGGCTTGGTCCTCAAGCTCCATGTCAAGGAGGGCTCTCTGGTCAAGGCCGGTGACCGTCTTCTGGCCCTGGAGGCCATGAAGATGGAGATGCCCGTCACCGCCTCCATCGATGGCCGGGTCCGCAAGGTTCTGGTCCGCCAGGGTGTGCAGGTATCCGCCGGCGAGCCCCTTCTGGTGATGGAGCCCCTGGCCGACTCGACCTCCAAGCCCAAGGAGAGCGTCCGCCTCCCCTTCCCGAGCAACACGGCCGTCCTCTCCCTCCAGAATGGCGAGGCCGATCACGGCAAGCTGAACCGCTTTGTCCAGCGGGAGCTGCGCCGCCTTCTCCTGGGCTTCGACCTGGGCGACGATGCCCTCCGGGAGTTCCTGGCGGGGCTCGTCTCTGATCCCAATGCCCCCGGTCCCTCCATCGACTTCGATATCGTGCCCCGCCTCCTGGTGGTCTACATGGACCTGGAGAGCCTCTTCTCCCGGCAGTATGCCGACAACGCCAGCACAGGAGCCTGGAACTCCCACCAGCAGAGCCTATACCTCTACCTCCGGGAATACCGCTCCGAGGGCAAGGGGCTGCCGGACGACTTCCTGTGGACCCTCCGCAAGGCCCTCAAGCACTACGGCGTCACCAGCCTGAACCCGGTTCAAGCCCTCAACAGTGCCCTGGTGCGTATCTTCCGCTCGCACCAGAACCTGGAGACCAAGAACCGGGTGATCACCGCCCTGATCATGGCCTGCCTGGAGATCCCCGCTTGGCGCACTTCGGCCCGGCGCCCCGGCTTCCGGCGCATCCTGGACATGCTGGTGGCCCTCACCCAGCAGGCGAGTCCGGCGGTGTGCGAGATCGCCCTCCAGGCCCGCTACCAGCTCTTCGAGGCCCAGGACCAGGAACAGCGCAAAGCGGAGGCCCTCGTACAGGCCCGGGATGCCCTCAAGCGGCTCCAGGAGGCCCACTCCGGCCTCGGCCCGGCCTTCAGCCCCGAGCTCGCCGAGGAGCGCGCCGCCCTCATGGCCGAGCTGACGCGCTTCCCATTCTCACTCATGTCCTACTTCGCCCCCATGCTCATCCACGGGGACGAGAGCCTGATGGCCCTGGTCATGGAGGTGATGATCCGGCGCCTCTACCGCCCGCGTCCGGTCAACGACCCCTGTGCCGTGCGGACCGCGGGACGCCTTCAGCTCCTGGCCCGCTGCGAGACCGAGGAACAGCCTCTCCGCATCCTGGCAACTTATGCCGAACTTGAGGACGCAGTGGAGGCCCTCAAGGGCCTGAACCACCTGGCCGCCCAGATTCCCACTCGGGCCGAGGCGGTGGTGGACCTCTTCATCTCCGCGCCCACGGAGCCCTGCGAAGAGTCGGACCACCAGAAACTGGCCGAGGCCCTGGCCGCCTGCGAGCTGGACCCCCGACTGCAGCGGGTCTGCGTCATGCTCATCCATCCCGAGACATCCATCCAGTACTTCACTTTCCTGCGGGAGGGGGGGCGCTGGAAGGAGATCGCCATCCAACGGGGCTTCCACCCAGCCATGGCCGAGCGCCTGGAGCTGTGGCGCATGCGCGACTTCGAGGCTCGTCGGATCTTCAGCTCAGAGGATCTCCACCTCTTCCACGCCAAGGCCAAGCAGAACCCCCGGGACGAGCGCTTCTTCGCTACCGCCGAAGTCCGTGTACTCCACCCGGTGCGCGATGCGGAAGGCCGCATCACGGCCCTGCCGGAGTTCGAATACACCCTTCTGGAGTCCTTCCACGCCATCCGTAACCAGCAGCTCGGCCGGGGTCCCAAGACCCGCCTGCCCTGGAACCGCATCACCATCTTCCTGTGGCCGACCCTGCAGGCGAGCCGGGATGACATCTTCCGGATCGTGGACAACCTCTTCCCCTCCGCCCAGAACCTGGGCCTGGAGAAGATCTCCATCCACCTGAAGCTCCAGGAGGACCTCGCGGAACCTGCCGTCGAGACGGTCATGTCCATCTCCGACCGCACCGGCCCGCGCCACGAGATGACCCTGAACAACCCGCACTCCGAGCCCCTCCGCGCTCTCGATGACTACACCCTCAAGCTGGTGCGCGCCCGGCAGCGCCGTGTCCCCTATGTCTACGAGATCGTCAAGATGCTCAGCCCGGTGGAAGCCACCCCTGAGCTCCCCCGAGGCGAGTTCGAGGAGTTCGACCTGGATCCCGAGAATCCCGACCGCCTCGTCTCCGTCAAGGATCGCCCCTATGGGGAGAACCAGGCCAACGTCGTCGTGGGCATGATCCGCAACTTCACGGACATCCACCCCGAGGGCTTCACCCGGGTCCTGGTCCTGGGCGATGCAACCCGGGAACTGGGCGCCCTGGCCGAGAGCGAGTGCCGCCGTGTCATCGCCGCTCTGGACCTGGCCGAGGAACTGGGCCTGCCCGTGGAGTGGTTCCCGGTCTCCAGTGGCGCCAAGATCGCCATGGACTCCGGCACCGAGAACCTGGACTGGACCGCCTCTGTCCTGCGCCGGATCATCCTCTTCACCCAGAAGGGCGGAGAGATCAATGTCGTGGTGGACGGCATCAATGTCGGTGCCCAGTCCTACTGGAACGCCGAAGCCACCATGCTCATGCATACCCGCGGCTGCCTGATCATGACCCCCAGCGGATCCATGCTCCTCACCGGGAAACGCGCCCTGGACTACTCCGGCAGCGTTTCGGCCGAGGACAACCTGGGTATCGGCGGCTTTGAGCGCATCATGGGCCCCAACGGCCAGGCCCAGTACCACGCCCGCGACCTGGGTGATGCCTGCCGCATCCTGATGCGCCACTATGAGCACACCTACCGGGTACCCGGCGAGCCCTGCCCCCGCCGCCGTCCCACCAGCGACCCCGTGGACCGCAATGTCTGCCTGGAGGCCTACACCGGCCCCGAAGCCTTCGAGACCTTTGGCGAGATCTTCGGCGAGGACACCAACCCCGGCCGCAAGAAGCCCTTCGATATCCGCGCCACCCTGCGGGCCATCATCGACAAGGACTGCGAGCCCCTGGAGCGCTGGCCCGTCACCACCGATGCCGACGTGGCGGTCATCTGGGAAGCCCACATCGGCGGCTGGCCCGCCTGCTTCGTGGGCATCGAGTCCAAGCCCCTGCCCCGCATGGGCTACGTCCCCTCGGACGGCCCCGAGTCCTGGTCCGGTGGCACCCTCTTCCCCCAGGCCTCCAAGAAGATCGCCCGAGCCATCAACTCGGCCTCCGGCAACCGGCCCCTCATCGTCATCGCCAACCTGTCAGGCTTCGACGGCTCTCCCGAGTCCATGCGTCGGCTGCAGCTGGAATACGGTGCGGAGATCGGACGGGCCATCGTGAACTTCAAGGGGCCCATCGTCTTCTGCGTCGTGGCCCGCTACCACGGCGGTGCCTATGTGGTCTTCTCCAAGCACCTGAACCCGAACCTGAAGTCCCTGGCCCTCACCGGCTCGTACGCCTCCGTCATCGGTGGAGCCCCAGCCGCAGCGGTGGTGTTCCCCGAAGAGGCCCGCAGCCTGGCCATCCAGGATCCGCGGGTCCAGAAGGCGGAGAAGCGCCTCAAGGCCGATCCCACCAACAGCCGGGCCCGCAAGGACCTCCAGACCCTCATGAGCACGGTCCTCGCCGAGAAGACCCGGGAGGTCGCAGCCCAGTTCGACGCGATCCACACCGTGGATCGGGCCCTGAAGGTGGGCTCTCTGGATGCCATCATTGAGCCCGCCAACATCAGGGCCTCCCTGGTGGACGCCATCGAAGCGGGTCTGAACTGCAGCTGCCAGAGCGCCCGCTGA
- a CDS encoding valine--tRNA ligase — protein sequence MDKAFDFKTAQTRWYAQWEGSRIFEAQPDSAKQPWSIVIPPPNITGNLHMGHALVFTLHDILTRFKRAQGFDALWVPGVDHAGIATQVVVERQLKEAEGKTRYDLGREEFLKRVWQWKDQNQGDIENQLRRLGASVDWTRKRFTMDPDLNKAVRKVFAAAYKQGHIYKGPRMIQWDPASQTALSDLEVKYVEKQGKLWHLRYPLSDGSGHLVVATTRPETMLGDTAVAVHPEDERYQSFVGKMLKLPLTGREIPVVADEMVDPKFGTGCVKLTPAHDPNDHAAGKRLDLPSITVIGFDAKMTAAAGSAYAGLDRFECRKKVLADLEEHGLLEKIQDYTHQVSVSDRTGCVLEPLVSEQWFMKVDDAAKAALASVRDGRIRFTPERWATVWEHWLNNIQDWCISRQLWWGHRIPAYTCLGCGHLMVEEDEPETCEKCGSEKFQQDPDTLDTWFSSALWPFSVFGWPDETADLKRYFPTSVLITGYDILFFWVARMVMSGLTWMNDVPFRDVYFNSLVRDEHGAKMSKSKGNVIDPLETMDEFGTDALRYSLAAMAAPGTDISLSRSRLEASRNFCNKLWNAARFVQMSLGPEVTLSVAPELGEAEYWMAGRMKDALARATLAIEEFRFHEAAEILYHLVWDDFCATYIELAKVTLQQGSTEQKAAILHFLDILLRALHPVVPFVTEEIHEAVIAERLPEGEPQLLAARSWPLEHPILQQQGGNPDLVPKFQEALSAILRLRAEQGIDPGKRLPGFTTLRELEVFAEGFKSMAKLESLSFTEGELASPTRTVGVVGGGLVALELAGLKDPAADRVKLEKESEKLEKEAAPLRERLADPNFLSKAPQAAVDKMRGQLQEKEERLAKVRALLG from the coding sequence ATGGACAAGGCATTCGACTTCAAGACCGCCCAGACCCGGTGGTACGCCCAGTGGGAAGGCTCAAGGATCTTCGAGGCCCAGCCCGACAGTGCCAAGCAGCCCTGGTCCATCGTGATCCCGCCTCCCAACATCACGGGCAACCTGCACATGGGCCATGCCCTGGTGTTCACCCTCCACGACATCCTCACCCGCTTCAAGCGGGCCCAGGGCTTTGATGCCCTCTGGGTCCCCGGGGTCGATCACGCCGGCATCGCCACCCAGGTGGTGGTGGAGCGCCAGCTCAAGGAGGCCGAGGGCAAGACCCGCTACGACCTGGGTCGCGAGGAGTTCCTCAAGCGCGTCTGGCAGTGGAAGGACCAGAACCAGGGCGACATCGAGAACCAGCTGCGCCGCCTGGGCGCCTCGGTGGACTGGACCCGCAAGCGCTTCACCATGGATCCCGACCTGAACAAGGCCGTGCGCAAGGTCTTCGCCGCCGCCTACAAACAGGGCCACATCTACAAGGGGCCCCGCATGATCCAGTGGGATCCCGCCAGCCAGACGGCCCTCTCCGATCTCGAGGTGAAGTACGTCGAGAAGCAGGGCAAACTCTGGCACCTGCGCTATCCCCTCAGCGATGGCTCCGGCCACTTGGTGGTGGCCACCACCCGTCCCGAGACCATGCTGGGTGACACCGCCGTGGCGGTCCACCCGGAGGACGAGCGCTACCAGAGCTTCGTCGGGAAGATGCTCAAGCTGCCGCTCACCGGCCGCGAGATCCCCGTTGTGGCCGACGAGATGGTGGACCCCAAGTTCGGCACCGGATGCGTCAAGCTCACCCCGGCCCACGATCCCAATGACCATGCCGCGGGCAAGCGACTGGACCTGCCCAGCATCACCGTCATCGGGTTCGATGCCAAGATGACCGCTGCTGCAGGGTCCGCCTATGCCGGGCTGGACCGCTTCGAGTGCCGCAAGAAGGTACTGGCGGACCTGGAAGAGCATGGCCTTCTTGAGAAGATCCAGGACTACACCCACCAGGTATCGGTTTCGGACCGCACGGGTTGTGTTCTGGAACCCCTGGTCTCAGAACAATGGTTCATGAAGGTTGATGACGCAGCCAAGGCAGCCCTGGCCTCGGTGCGGGATGGCCGCATCCGCTTCACCCCTGAGCGCTGGGCGACGGTCTGGGAACACTGGCTCAACAACATCCAGGACTGGTGCATCTCCCGCCAGCTCTGGTGGGGCCATCGCATCCCGGCCTACACCTGCCTGGGCTGCGGTCATCTCATGGTCGAGGAAGATGAGCCGGAAACCTGCGAGAAGTGCGGCTCTGAAAAGTTCCAGCAGGATCCAGACACCCTGGACACCTGGTTCAGCTCAGCCCTCTGGCCCTTCAGTGTCTTCGGCTGGCCCGACGAGACTGCCGACCTCAAGCGTTATTTCCCCACCAGCGTCCTCATCACCGGCTACGACATCCTCTTCTTCTGGGTGGCCCGCATGGTGATGTCCGGCCTCACCTGGATGAATGATGTCCCCTTCCGGGATGTCTACTTCAACAGTCTGGTCCGTGACGAGCACGGCGCCAAGATGTCCAAGTCCAAGGGCAACGTCATCGACCCGTTGGAGACCATGGACGAGTTCGGCACCGATGCTCTCCGTTACTCCCTGGCCGCCATGGCAGCCCCCGGCACCGATATCAGCCTCTCCCGGAGCCGCCTGGAGGCCAGCCGCAACTTCTGCAACAAGCTCTGGAACGCCGCCCGCTTCGTCCAGATGAGCCTGGGCCCCGAGGTGACCCTTTCCGTCGCCCCCGAGCTTGGCGAGGCGGAGTACTGGATGGCCGGACGCATGAAGGATGCCCTCGCCCGGGCCACCCTGGCCATCGAGGAGTTCCGCTTCCACGAAGCTGCCGAGATCCTCTACCACTTGGTCTGGGACGACTTCTGCGCCACCTACATCGAGCTGGCCAAGGTGACCCTCCAGCAGGGCAGCACGGAGCAGAAGGCGGCCATCCTCCACTTCCTGGACATTCTCCTGCGGGCCCTGCATCCCGTGGTGCCCTTCGTCACCGAGGAGATTCACGAGGCGGTCATCGCCGAGCGTCTTCCCGAGGGCGAGCCCCAGCTTCTGGCTGCCCGTTCCTGGCCCCTGGAGCACCCCATCCTGCAGCAGCAGGGGGGCAACCCGGATCTGGTCCCCAAGTTCCAGGAGGCCCTCTCAGCCATCCTGCGCCTGAGGGCAGAGCAGGGGATCGATCCCGGCAAGCGCCTCCCGGGCTTCACCACCCTCAGGGAGCTGGAAGTCTTCGCCGAGGGCTTCAAGTCCATGGCGAAGCTCGAGAGCCTGAGCTTCACGGAAGGCGAGCTGGCCAGTCCGACCCGGACCGTGGGCGTGGTGGGCGGGGGTCTGGTGGCCCTGGAACTGGCCGGACTCAAGGACCCTGCGGCTGACCGTGTCAAGCTCGAGAAGGAATCGGAGAAGCTGGAGAAGGAGGCCGCCCCCCTCCGGGAGCGCTTGGCTGACCCGAACTTCCTCAGCAAGGCTCCCCAGGCTGCCGTGGACAAGATGCGCGGGCAGCTCCAGGAGAAAGAGGAGCGGCTCGCCAAGGTGCGGGCTCTCCTGGGCTGA
- a CDS encoding succinate dehydrogenase/fumarate reductase iron-sulfur subunit, whose protein sequence is MSEKLINLTLNVWRQKGPQDAGRFVTYPAKGISVDMSFLEMLDVVNEDLILKGEEPITMDNDCREGICGQCGVVINGRPHGPRPRTTTCQLHMRTFSDGDVITIEPFRAKAFPIIKDLVVDRSAFDRIIAAGGFITAPTGSAPDANGLPVAKTCADRAFDAAACIGCGACVAACPNASAMLFVSAKVTQLGLLPQGQPERYTRVRDMIAQMDAEAFGTCTNHGECEAACPKGVKLENIARMNRDFFKASLTYRPEVASGGAG, encoded by the coding sequence ATGTCCGAGAAGCTCATCAACCTGACTCTCAATGTGTGGCGCCAGAAAGGCCCCCAGGATGCCGGTCGCTTTGTCACCTATCCCGCCAAGGGCATCAGCGTGGACATGTCCTTCCTGGAGATGCTGGATGTGGTGAACGAGGACCTGATCCTCAAGGGCGAAGAACCCATCACCATGGACAACGATTGCCGTGAAGGCATCTGCGGGCAGTGCGGTGTGGTCATCAACGGTCGCCCCCACGGCCCCCGGCCCCGCACCACCACCTGCCAGCTCCACATGCGGACCTTCAGCGACGGGGATGTCATCACCATCGAGCCCTTCCGCGCCAAGGCCTTCCCCATCATCAAGGACCTTGTGGTGGACCGCTCGGCCTTCGACCGCATCATCGCCGCCGGGGGCTTCATCACTGCCCCCACCGGCTCGGCCCCGGATGCCAATGGCCTTCCGGTCGCCAAGACCTGTGCGGACCGGGCCTTCGATGCTGCCGCCTGCATCGGCTGTGGCGCCTGTGTGGCTGCCTGCCCCAATGCCAGCGCCATGCTCTTCGTCTCCGCCAAGGTCACCCAGTTGGGGCTGCTGCCCCAGGGACAGCCCGAGCGCTACACCCGCGTCCGGGACATGATCGCCCAGATGGACGCAGAGGCCTTCGGCACCTGCACCAACCATGGAGAATGCGAAGCCGCCTGCCCCAAGGGCGTGAAGCTGGAGAACATCGCCCGCATGAACCGGGACTTCTTCAAGGCCAGCCTCACCTACCGGCCCGAGGTGGCTTCCGGCGGAGCGGGTTGA
- a CDS encoding fumarate reductase/succinate dehydrogenase flavoprotein subunit has product MELKSNVPDGPLESKWERHKFNMKLVNPANKRKYKVLVVGTGLAGGASAASLAELGYQVECFCYQDSPRRAHSIAAQGGINAAKNYHNDGDSVMRLFYDTIKGGDFRAREANVYRLAQVSNDIIDQCVAQGVPFAREYGGLLDNRSFGGAQVSRTFYARGQTGQQLLLGAYQALQRQIGLGQVKMHTRHELQEIILIDGVAKGIVTRDMVTGEVRSHMGDAVVLATGGYGNVMYLATYAKGCNASAIWRAYKKGAAFANPCYTQIHPTCIPVTGDHQSKLTLMSESLRNDGRIWVPAKTGDRRPVDQIPEGERDYYLERKYPSFGNLAPRDIASRAAKQVCDAGLGVGDTGRGVFLDFADAIKRLGAHKIEEKYGNLFEMYERITGEDPYKQPMRIYPATHYTMGGLWVDYNLMSTIPGLFVLGEANFSDHGANRLGASALMQGLSDGYFVSPYTIGNYLAGIKPGSRPSEDHPEAKAAEAEVKARVSHLLSIDGRETPTHFHRELGHILWEACGMARNDQGLKGALQALPELKERFWKNVKVPGSGADLNQSLELAGRVADFIELGELMCRDALERRESCGGHFREEWQTEEGEALRDDENFCHVAAWEYAGEGSTPKRHVEPLIFENVHLATRSYK; this is encoded by the coding sequence ATGGAACTCAAGTCCAACGTCCCCGACGGTCCCCTGGAAAGCAAGTGGGAACGCCACAAGTTCAACATGAAGCTGGTGAACCCCGCCAATAAGCGAAAATACAAGGTGCTGGTGGTGGGGACCGGGCTGGCGGGTGGCGCTTCCGCGGCCTCCCTGGCTGAGCTGGGCTACCAGGTGGAGTGTTTCTGTTACCAGGACAGCCCCCGCCGGGCCCACTCCATCGCGGCCCAGGGCGGCATCAATGCCGCCAAGAACTACCACAATGACGGCGACAGCGTCATGCGGCTCTTCTACGACACCATCAAGGGCGGCGACTTCCGGGCCAGGGAGGCCAACGTCTACCGTCTGGCTCAGGTGAGCAACGACATTATCGACCAGTGTGTGGCCCAGGGCGTGCCCTTCGCCCGGGAATACGGCGGTCTCCTGGACAACCGCTCCTTCGGGGGCGCCCAGGTCAGCCGCACCTTTTATGCACGCGGCCAGACCGGCCAGCAGCTCCTCCTGGGCGCCTACCAGGCCCTCCAGCGCCAGATCGGCCTGGGCCAGGTGAAGATGCACACCCGGCATGAGCTGCAGGAGATCATCCTGATCGACGGCGTGGCCAAGGGCATCGTCACCCGGGACATGGTTACGGGCGAGGTGCGCAGCCACATGGGTGATGCGGTGGTTCTCGCCACCGGTGGCTACGGCAACGTCATGTATCTGGCGACCTACGCCAAGGGCTGCAACGCCTCGGCCATCTGGCGGGCCTACAAGAAGGGCGCGGCCTTCGCCAACCCCTGCTACACCCAGATCCACCCCACCTGCATTCCGGTCACCGGGGACCACCAGTCCAAGTTGACCCTGATGTCCGAGTCCCTGCGCAACGACGGCCGCATCTGGGTCCCTGCCAAGACTGGTGACCGCAGGCCCGTGGACCAGATCCCCGAAGGTGAGCGGGACTACTACCTGGAGCGGAAATACCCCTCCTTCGGCAACCTGGCCCCCCGGGACATCGCGAGCCGCGCCGCCAAGCAGGTCTGTGATGCGGGCCTGGGTGTGGGCGACACGGGCCGCGGTGTCTTCCTGGACTTCGCCGATGCCATCAAGCGCCTGGGCGCCCACAAGATTGAGGAGAAATACGGCAACCTCTTCGAGATGTATGAGCGCATCACCGGCGAGGACCCCTACAAGCAGCCCATGCGCATCTACCCCGCCACCCACTACACCATGGGCGGGCTCTGGGTGGACTACAACCTCATGAGCACCATTCCCGGCCTCTTCGTGCTGGGCGAGGCCAACTTCAGCGACCACGGCGCCAACCGACTGGGGGCCTCGGCCCTCATGCAAGGCCTCTCCGACGGCTACTTCGTCTCCCCTTACACCATCGGGAACTATCTGGCTGGGATCAAGCCCGGCAGCCGCCCCTCAGAGGACCATCCGGAGGCCAAGGCCGCCGAGGCAGAGGTGAAGGCCCGCGTCAGTCATCTGCTGTCCATCGACGGCAGGGAGACCCCCACCCACTTCCATCGCGAGTTGGGACACATCCTCTGGGAAGCCTGCGGCATGGCCCGCAACGATCAGGGGCTGAAGGGTGCACTACAGGCCCTTCCCGAGCTGAAGGAGCGTTTCTGGAAGAACGTGAAAGTGCCGGGCAGCGGCGCCGACCTGAACCAGAGCCTGGAACTGGCCGGCCGGGTGGCGGACTTCATCGAACTGGGTGAGCTCATGTGCCGGGACGCTCTGGAACGCCGGGAGAGCTGTGGCGGCCATTTCCGGGAGGAGTGGCAGACCGAGGAGGGCGAGGCCCTCCGCGACGATGAGAACTTCTGTCACGTCGCGGCCTGGGAGTACGCCGGCGAGGGGAGCACCCCCAAGCGCCATGTGGAGCCCCTGATCTTCGAGAACGTCCACCTCGCCACCCGCAGCTACAAGTAG